From the genome of Tripterygium wilfordii isolate XIE 37 chromosome 6, ASM1340144v1, whole genome shotgun sequence:
CGATGGAACTTCAACAACAAGGTGATGTATTGTATCTAGACTCTAGAGGGCTGTACGGTAGATAGTCGTCAAATAATCTCACTAAAATAATTCTCTTTTGCCCCttcttttaaataatatttatgttCAATAGGCTTATTTTGCTACTTAATAATTATCTTTGCAATCTTAAAACAGACACTTTTGGAACCAACTCGCATCAATCAGTGGGCTGTTGTAAACTTTTCTGCACGTTGTGATACTAGCCATATTTCCCGCGAGCTGATCAATTGTGGAAGGAAAAAGGGCATTGTAAGTTTTCTATTATGAAAAATGTTATTAACTTATTATTGATTTCTCTATAagttttccttgatttaaaTCACACCCCTCTATTCCTCATAACCTCTGGAATTAAAAGagatgtatgtatgcatgtatctccatgaagatcATCGAACGCCCACAAACACTGATTGAGGAAGATCCGCAGTCTAGAAGAgctggtccagttgcaagagtAGATCTGATGTTTGAACAGATTAAGGGAAAGCTTGCCGACCCTCCACAGTTCATTCTATGTGTCTTGCCAGAGAAGAAAAACTCTGATCTTTATGGTGTGACTTTCTCCTATAATTATTTACTCATCTTACAGATATTCAATTTGAACAGTTTTCTTATATTGTTACATTATTTACTATCATTCTTTTTCTGCATTATGATAATGAAGGGCCTTGGAAGAAGAAAACTCTGAGCGATTTTGGGATTGTATCTCAATGCATTTCTCCCTCTAAGATTAATGACCAATATCTTACGAACGTTCTTCTTAAAATCAATTCCAAGGTAATCCTGGAAACTAGAACCTCAAAGAATCTTCATATGTTAGCTTGCCCCGTTAAATTAcctttatgattttattttcttctttacaGCTGGGAGGGATAAATTCCTTGTTGGCAATAGAGCATTCCTCCCGCGTCCCCTTGATAAAAGATACTCCTACTTTGATTCTGGGGATGGATGTCTCTCATGGGTCTCCTGGTCAATCTGATATCCCATCGATAGCTGCGGTAATCAGCGAGGATGCTTTCTTTTGTAGCATTTTAACTTTTGGGTATCTTTTAGTTTGGTTGTAGTTTTTCACTTGGTCAAGTTGGTAGCAATTCTTCTGATCTATGCTAATTAACTGAACTCTTAGGTTGTTGGTTCTCGATGTTGGCCGCTTATTTCAAGGTATAGAGCAGCTGTAAGAACACAATCACCCAAGGTTGAGATGATTGATGCTTTATACAAGCCATCTCCCAATGGGAAAGACGATGACGGTATTATCAGGTGCTTAAGCAATTATTGTTTCTTTGAGCTGCTATCTGAATCTATTTAGCCATTATTCCACACAAAATGTggaattttaagttttaacatttGTTACAGGGAACTGCTTCTGGATTTCTATAGAACAAGCCAAGGCCGCAAACCAAAACAGATTATTGTGTTCAGGTATCACTATTTGTGTTCTGACTTCTGAGATTCTCTGATGCCAATCTGATAATCATTGGAGGAACTTTAGATCTTTTTAATCTTGTTATCATAGGACTTTTGGTGTTTGGGGTGGGGAGAAGGCGGAAGAGGTTAAGTGTCAGGCTAAAATCTGTAGGGTTTTAGTGAAAATGTTGAGAATTGTAGAATATGATTTTAACTCGTATAATCATCATCATTGCATTTGCAGCATGAGTAATTGCCCATTAATATTCGCTCTGCTAATTGGATATAAAATAATAGAAATGCTGACTTGATGGGTCTTCTTTGAGACAACGTCCCTCTTTTTTTGAAAGTAACAGTATCTTTTAGAATTTATCTTATTCTTCCagtcttattttttttgaatcctTAAAACCACTGTCCCTTATATGCATATTGCAAATATTCCtcgaaacaacctctccacatgttatgtgggggtaaggtctagGTATATTTTgcctgtccccgaccccgcccattacgggagctttgtgcacgggtgttgtttaccaaAATGTATAGAAGAAATGATAACCATTAGGAAAATTGCTGAGTGGTATCATTCATGTAAATTGTCGGATTGATAATTTTTCCCAGGCTAGCTAGCGATGTCTTTTTGTCCACTTGGTGATGAAATTATGACCTTGTCTACCCAAATATGTTGTTGCATGTTAGATGTTTATTATTAATAATGTTAGTTTCCTTTGGGTAGGAGACTTTCAATAGGGTTTTAAGTATTACGATATATGTTTTGGAATTAAAGTGGAGACATTGTTTTGCTAAGACTTTGATCCTTTGCATGATACTGTACTTTTTTTGGAACATTGGTACAGAAATTCTTATCGCACTAATTGCTGTGCTATTCAAGAAGATTCTGCACTTAATTTTGGGTTTCTTTTCAATGTTTTTTCAAATGCTGATTTCTCTTGATTAATACAATTTTTTGTTCTCAGGGATGGAGTTAGTGAATCACAATTCAATCAGGTTTTGAACATTGAGCTAGATCAAATTATAAAGGTTGTTCTAGTGCAgtaatttctttttgatttgtTCAGACTTACTTTCCATTTCCAAGTATGTGTGGAACTTTGAATACCTTATATTATTATCTAGGATGGTCAATCCTAGTTCCCTATGTGTCATAGTTCGTGTGATGCAGACAAGTGTTACTCTATGTTGAATTAGGTCTGCTTTTTACTTGTTAAAGCTGATAATGCGATGAAGTTCTTTGGAGTTtcaatcttttgttttttgagtCCTGCATGGAGGTCTTTTTGTCTACGGACTCTGGATAGCAGCACCTGCCGACTGGTGATGGTGATATGTGTATTCCTTTCCATGGTAATTATAACTAATGCCGTGAATGTCTCTTATTACAGGCCTACCAGCTTCTAGGTGAGGTTGATGTTCCCAAGTTCACAGTAATTGTGGCTCAAAAGAATCATCATACGAAGCTGTTTTTGGCTAATGGCCCTGAGAATGTTCCTCCTGGTCATCTTCTTTGTGAAACCTTTTCATTTGTTCTACTTATTGCTAACCATGTTTATTTACTCTTTATCTCTTGCTGTGCTTGTGTGTCGCCAGGTACTGTTGTGGACACCAAGATCGTGCATCCTAGAAACTATGATTTTTATATGTGTGCTCATGCGGGAATGATAGTGAGTTTGctctttgtttcatttttcagcTGCATGTGTAATTCATTAGTGATGCAGGCGGGCCCCACCCCACAGAGGTCCTCCCTCTCGAGGGCGTGGGCTGTCAACCCCGAGCCCGTCGAAACCCCTCCATGGGCCACGGGCCTAAGGGCCTAGCCCACCCGCAACAGGCCTGCAGGCCGCACACTCCAACCCATCACGAGCCTTGCGGCCACGCAGGTTGTTGATGCTGGGATTCGAACCCCAGCACCCTTTAACACTAAGGCGTTACGCCTTAGCATCAACCATCGAGCTGCAGCTCGATGGTTGATGCTAAGGCGTAACGCCTTAGTGTTAAAGGGTGCTGGGGTTCGAATCCCAGCATCAACAACCTGCGTGGCCGCAAGGCTCGTGATGGGTTGGAGTGTGCGGCCTGCAGGCCTGTTGCGGGTGGGCTAGGCCCTTAGGCCCGTGGCCCATGGAGGGGTTTCGACGGGCTCGGGGTTGACAGCCCACGCCCTCGAGAGGGAGGACCTCTGTGGGGTGGGGCCCGCCTGCATCAATTAGTCTGTGgtttgagacttgagagagtaCCACAATGTTTTCAAACACTGCTATCCAAGGAATACATTGTTAATATTTGAGTTCAGCTAGAGAAATCAGCATCTTAGTTAGTGAGTGGCATGTAAGCATTTTTTGTGCTAACTAATTCTACAGCTGATTCCTCTGTTTCTAATGCTATTCTGTTATAATAGGGGACTTCTAGGCCTGCACATTATCATGTCTTGATTGATGAAATTGGATTTTCTGCTGATGACCTTCAACATCTTATCCATTCCTTGTCATATGTGTAAGCTCTCacatttcatttgttttgtttttgaattgtgGGATATTAGTAATCCGTTGATTGACATATTATTTGCTTTGGCGTAATCCAGTTATCAAAGGAGTACTACAGCGATTTCAATCGGTAACTCACTGTTGTGTACCTTTATGCATGAATTACACAAGTTATTTAGATGCTTTCACCGTCTCACCATAAATGTGTATTCGACAGTTGCTCCAATATGTTACGCCCACCTTGCTGCAGCCCAAATGGGGCAATTTTTGAAGTTCGAAGATTTCTCAGAAACCTCTTCAGGCCAGAGAAGCTTGACATCAGCAGGGAGTGTCCCTATCCCAGAGCTACCTAGGCTGCACAAGAATGTCCAGAGTTCAATGTTCTTCTGTTAAGTTGCTGTTGCTGCTGACAGTTCTTCACTACAACAGCAGCTTAACTTCACCAGCTTTTCTAATATCAGTACATATACCCCTGGGTAGTTAGCCATACACATTATGTAGGTGATCGCAAAGTATTTAAGATTAGATGGAAAGAAAGTTCTTCGATTGGAAGAGGGTAAATATCAATAGGTGCACAGATACAAAAATGACATcatagttttgaattttttgggaTGATCAATTTGTTACATTGTTAACAGTACTTGCCGATTTGATACCAGTGCTTCCCCACTAGTAGAATTCGTGATCCTAGTTTTCCCATTATGTTCCAAGCGTTGGCTGCTTGCATTTGCTTTGTCTTAACTTTTAATTAATCAGTCGTCCCATTCTTTAGTGTTTCTCTAGGGTAGCTATAGAAGCCCATCATTGAGAAAGCCCACTTAATTCTCAAGCATTGACGCACGTCATAGGGCCTTGCAACGACTGGGCCGTTAAATCACAAAATTGGGCTGCTGCTGGACTTTGGTTGGTTCAACATAGCCTGGAGCAGCTGGAAAGCTCCCTGGCCCCACCAGCCCATACAGTCTCTTTCAGGCCCTTCTATCTCTTTCTTTGTTCCTTGGGAAATTTGGGACTAATAAGAGTGCAAAACGGTTCGTTTTAGTAAATGAGGAAATTCAAATGCTCCCATCCCATGTGGGAACCTCAGAAACCAAAATGGGAATTCAGGTCAAAAAGTCAGAGCGTTCTCACTAGACCAAGGCTGACGTGTTGCTTCATATGTCACAATGGCATCATTggcatgtaaatgaggaatcaAGTGCTAACGAAACCACCAAAGGTGTTCTGTCTACCCAATCAGGACTGTACATACAATCAGACCACTGTCCTTCCAATTCTTGTTTCCACCAAGTCAATGGCATGATGGGGGGAATGTAAATACCTTTGATCTATTTAAAATCCAGTGAATAATCTCTAACCGCTGACAGTGAATAATTGACAGCGTAGGACCCACTTTAGTCTCTGACGGAAGACTTAGACATAATAACTACCCTCTGCGTGCACAATAGCCTTCAGATGTATCATatttacaaacaaaattttaagaaaaggACTCATTTGACCAACAAAATTTACAGGAGATTTCTTGATCCCCAATCTTCGTTGATGCCAAAGTTACCCTCCGGGCTGCATATGTAATAGCCAAATTGACATTTTGTACCAATTGGGTTAGATTGGCCTGATTTGGTGATAATTTAGTGATAGAATTTCTCTTGTCAAATTATCTGTACTCAGTATGTTCTATGTTCGATCTGCATTAGGGTCAATATCCTTATGAcatgggttttgacccaatctatttattgttatgTGAAAATTTTTTGTGCGAACTGACATGACGATCCAAATTTAGGTCTCTATCAGTTGTTCAAAGTACAaacatttatgtttttattctcggttaaaaaaatcgACATTTTATTTTAAGATGACCCACTTTTATTTTTGGTATATTTATTCACAAGCATTATGTTGCGAAGGAGAGGGACTTGTACAGATTATTCTCCAACTACATGCTATTATTGCTCTCTTAATTAAAGACGATATAATCTTAATTCGATATTTGTAATTATAATTAGTAAGTCAATTAATACTCCATTTCTCTACCACCAAAATAAGATATGAGAAATAAAATTGCAACTACTACTAGATTAAGGATGCGTCATGAATGTGTATAAATGATAATTACTTTTAACCAACCATTATTAAGAGGTAAACCATGGCATTAATACTCTTTTAACCACTCACACATCACATGTTggcattattaattttttatttaatatagaAAAATGTCTATTACTTACTTAAAGgagcaaaaaattaatttcttgcacttaaatatttttttttttaactttctttaagaaaatttaaaaatattagaaaacagggttattttggtattttagatCTTTATGTGGCGTCGTCTCGTATAATAGCCGTCACAATCTCTCTTCTTGATGCGCAGCCCAGTAACCCTTTACCATAGCCAATCTGTCTTTTCTTTCACTGTCCTTGATTTGTGGGTCCCAATAGATGAAATACGGGAGCCCAAAATTAATAAGGCTTGCGAATCCAATGGCGGAGATTCCTCGAATCTCTACCTAAACATCTacgaaaacataaaataaaaacgaaatTACGAAGAAAATGCAGATATTTCTTTAGTGATTTCGCGCCTTACCTTTTGTCGAAATTACAAAAAGGCCCAAGCAGACCTAATGATTTGTAAATTGAGGCTACTACTATATAAGAGTCATTCATGAAGGAAGGTATTTGGGTGTTTGAAACGGGCCCCACTTGGAATTAAAACCAATGGCCCACATCTTGCCACCGCCCCCTAAGTTGGGTTCTTTGACGGTGACGATTTTGTTAAATAATACTTTTTATTTGCGATTTTTTGAGGAATGAAATTACATACCGTGGTTTTCACGCCTTGTTTCTGTGCCCATAACGACGTAAATACCCTTGACCATTATAATTAATACCAAGTTCTCCTTTCGTAGTAAATTAAGTGTTCATAATAGTAAATTTTGGTAAAGCTGCAAAATATTAATGATAACAATAACATAAATATAGAAGATTTTAGTAAATCGGAGGGTTGACCCAATTGATTCTTGAAATTCTATGTAAATTTATGGGACATAGGATTGAAATCTCTCACAAATACTTTGGATCACACCATTTGATAAAACGTCAACGACTTATAATAATCCTgttaagaaaattttcaatggGGCGATGCACGAGTTCTTGAGTTTACTCAGTCGCAATGGGTCCAAAAGGCTCGGCTTTAAAAAGATTTTCACGatacaaaaaaaggaaaaaatcccTATTAAACAATAATCATGGAAACAATTTATAATGCTCATGAGATACAAAAccttgtgtgtatatatatatatatatgattgcaTTAATTAAGGAAGTAGTTAAAGACTTGAAGtaaacatgaaaagcccatGCCCTTATGTCACTCTTACAGTCTTACAGAACAGTTTTATATCCGTACGTTACTGTAACTGTTCACGCTATTAGGGGCGATGTAGGAATTTCACTAAACAACTCAATTTTTTGGGCAGCTTCAGTTTCCCATTCAGGCGAGGAGATCCGAAAATTTCACACAGAGAaccagaaaaagagaagaaaagagagagaagaaaacaaatactaaaaaaGGGGAATTTTTCGAGTCCGAATATTTTTTGGAGATTTCTCTTTTGCGATTCCGAAACCTTTCCCTCTCTCACATTTCCTTATTCAATACACACAACCTTCGATCGTTTCACAGCTCGCTTACGATGAAGAACTTATTTATTGCTCTTATTGCATATGTTTGATCGTGTTTATTGCGTTTGATTGTTCAGAGAGGATCGAGTATTGTGTTTAGGTTTTTGATTGTTGATAGTAAGTTGTAACTGTGTTAAGGATCTTATACAATTTCCGTGCCACCAATGCCTGATAATCGGCAGGTTAAGAGTAATGCCGTATCAAATCAATCGGCTGATGGCATAGAAGGTACTGCGTTCAATTTTTCCCGTTGAAACTTGAAGGCATAGAGATCTTAAAGAATTTCTGATATATACTTGGTGTCAAATTGCTTAATTTGTGGTATTGTTTGGTAGATGTCACTTTATATGTGTACTTATAGTAAGAAGTTTCCATCTGGGTTTTCAAAACTATATTTGATGCAATAAAATTGACAATCTGAAAAGTTAggtttttaattataatttaaaattgCCCTTTTTGCTTGAATATGTTAAATAATTGGAAATTGATTAAGTTAAGTGTTTGGCTCTTTCTTCTAGTTTCCTGGTATGTGTTTGTGCTTTTGATAGCTTTGATCATGGATGTATGCCTCTGAGGGGTTCTAATTTGATGATCTGGGCTTCTTTTGTGCTACATAGAAGCGATAAGGCGGTTGAAAGTTAATGATAGTCAAGAGCCTGGTGGCCTGGTTCAATCAAGGCCCTATCCGGATCGCCCTGGTGAACCAGATTGCTTGCATTATTTAAGGACTGGGATGTGTGGTTATGGAAGCAATTGCCGCTTCAATCATCCTTCTGATGCTACACAGGTAATGTAGTTTTTCTCTATGAGTAAGGTCTTACTTTTTAGGGCGACCACGCTTAGTTTTCCTTTAGGGAAGCGAGTGGTTTCAATAGTTTTCCTGATTCTATACAGGTAATTTAGTTTTTCATTATTAATAAGATCGTACATTATACGGTGACCCTTATGTGAAATTTAGGCGTTCCTTTCTATTATGAAGTTTAGTTATCAAAGATGTGAATTGTGTTTGTTGATGAGCAATTTTCTCTTGCGTTTTGATGTTATTCATCCATGGTTTTGCATTGTATTTTGTGTTGTAGCATATGCTTTTGGTGGGTTCTGATCCCGTCACTATTCATGCAGGGTGATCAGGTTAAAGAAGAACTCCCAGAAAGATTTGGGCAACCTGACTGTGGGGTATTGTTTCTCCCTGGTTTAAACTGCTgcggtttttttcttttccacataACTTATtgtttgccttttctttttttcatttggcACAGAGGAGATATTCATTGCTTATATAATGGCTTGTTTGAGTTATAAGAAGTTTTTTGCTTAAAAGTCCAAACTGTCAATATAATAGATTCTTTCCGAAAGTTTAATAAAAGGTAGTTCAATTGAAATTGCTCTGACTACCGTCTACTTGAAGAGGTTGTTGGAAAGAGAGTTTATTTGTGccatttagttttattttcttttcccctgcattttagatattttttccccttctccTTCACCACTGAATATGACTGTCAGAATTTTAATAATATCGATTGTTTTATCGATTACAATGACTAAGTTTCTGATTCAGGAAGATGGAATATTTGGTTGTTTTCTGTAAGTGATATTGTGTCAGTTTATACTCGGCTGGTATATGTACTGTAAAAACTTTTCCCTGGAAACttgtaaaattaatttatagagAACTAGAAAGATATTATGTGTTTCAGACAGAAAAGTAAACTTTGTAACTTGGCTATCCGTGGTATATGCTTGTTTGAAATCCTTTGACTTGATGAGAATAATATGAGGCTTGTAAATCATTCATCTGTAATACTAGTTATGTTGCCTTCTGGTGCATTTACGATTATCTGCTTCCAAATATGCCTTGCAGTATTTTCTAAAGACAGGGACCTGCAAATATGGATCAACATGTAAATATCATCACCCAAGGGACAGAAATGGGGCGGGACCTGTATTGTTCAACATTCTTGGACTTCCCATGCGGCAGGTTTTACTTCTTTTGACATCCTCATCCTTTATCTGTGAATACTTCTCCACTTGATCTAGGTTGATCAATAAATTTCTAATTTTCATTTTATACGGGTGTAGATTTCTTAGGGAACAAAATGTAAAGTCTTTGTTTATACATGATTTTGTGCCAGGATGAGAAGTCATGCCCTTATTACATGCGGACTGGATCCTGTAAATTTGGAGTTGCGTGCAAGTTCCACCATCCCCAGCCTGCATCTCTTGGAACTAGCTATCCAGTTGCTGGACCTGCTGCCTTTGTTTCTACAGGACCATCAGCCATTCCCTCAGCAGCCCCCCCTTACTTGGGTGGTCCTCCAACTTGGTCATTACCAAGAGCTCCATATATGTCTGGTCCACGTTTACAAGGTCCTCAAACCTATGTTCCTGTTGTTTTTTCTCCTTCTCAAAGCATTGTAACTGGTCAAGGCTGGAATACTTATGTGGTGAGTACATGTCCTTTTGAGCTGGATACTATCGACGTTGCTATTATTTGTTGAACTTGGCATCTTGATATCGAAGATTCTTCTTTGCAAATTGTTTGTTGTTGCATTTTGGCTGTTTCTGAGCTGGTCCGCTGGATAATAAATGGTTTTTTCAACCTCTACTAGATACTTCCCTTTCTTACTTTGATATAGATATGGAAAGATtcagttttaaaatttttgtgatCCATGTCTGTACTTATAGTTATTTAAGTAAATCTTctaattttttatcattacacCTTTTATCTAGTTTTATTGACTGCGTAATGGAAAAACTCTTAGAGGACCCTGCTGTTGTTATGATCACCTCTGTTGTACATGTATCTGGCAACTTTACTATGTAGGATGATGTAAAGGGCAAACAAGGATTAAGAAGGATTATTAATAAAATCTAGAACCTTGGTGGATGAATTTCAACCGTACCTTGTGTGGATTGTTGGAGATCATTATCTTATTTTTGGGAAAAGAAATGAAGTTCGTGCAATATGATTGTAAGTGTAGTTTATTTTCCTTGTAAGCTATCTGTGAACAAATTGTACACCATTTCACCCAAATACTAGAATGTTTATTGGTTTACTTTTGCAAAGTTGATTGTATAGTCTGTTTATATATGGGTCTAAAGCGTGTTCTGTTTCTGCTTTACTATACATGCTATTTTACTCTGGTAGGAGTTTGACCTTTGAATGTCTTGTAACATTGTTATCCTGCATGCATTGATGTTTGGGAGTGGTGATCTAATCAGGCTGTAGGATTTAAACCCATAATGTATTCCCTTGAGGATGAATGCCAGCTTAGAAGtaataataatttcaaacaaacatcATATTAatcatttttgggttttttataTTATGCAGCTTAgatattgcacaaaagttgaattCTCTGTGCTACTTTTTTGTTGGTTCAGAAATTGCTCACTttatagcctcaatgtttgctTTTCTAGGAAATTTGTGCTAGGGGTGTGTAGAGATCAAATGTGTTAGGGAAATGTGAACACGAATGCATAAACATTTACATTAATAAATAGGTTGTTGATCTCGTAGTGGATAGATAACTGCAAGCTGAAATGTGCAACTCACAGCAGGGAAAGTCTTCTCATCATGTTATGTTTAAGAGTTTCCTATTGATTGAACATATATGGTGCTCTTTCAAAATGAATACAATCAGCAAGTGAAAGAAATTATTGATCTTGTCTTGCATTCTGAATGTGGTATGAAGAAGTGACGAAAGTTGTGAGCTGATATCTTTACATTTAGTTGTATATGCATAATGCGTCATCTTCTTAACTGGGCTTAGAGAAGTACATCCAAACACAAAACCTATCTTCACATCTTTTGACTTGTCTTTGGGTTTGCTTACTGTGAGGTTCTTTCTTCGtgcattttgtttttcaaatgattttcagagttgacattatttttgttcatcttatttttcatttgatgcTATTCTCTTTGAGCAGGGGAACCTGAGTCCTGCATCTTCCACCAATATTCTTGCTTCCAATATTGTTTACAACTCTAGAAATCAAGGTGACTTGAGTTCCAGTGGGCAGCTGCAGATGGTATCAACACCAAGTCATAATTTCCCAGACAGACCTGACCAACCAGAGTGTCGCTATTTTATGAGCACTGGAACATGCAAGTATGGATCTGATTGCAAGTACCATCATCCAAAAGAAAGGATCGCACAACCACATTTTGATTACGGGCCTCCTTCAAGACCTGTAAGTTTTGCGAGATGTTTAGTACTCAGtgaaatgcattttttttttgctgactttgacttattaatttatattcttTAAAAGTAATTTGAATTATTCATCTGAGGATACAAGACAATGCTGCATGTGATCACGAAACACCATGGACACAATTATGAGAgcatttgtattttgtttggGAATGATGTTGATTACTTCGAAAattttgattcttatcattGTTTTTACTTATGCAGGGGCGAGCTGTATGTTCAACCTACAGTTCGTATGGACTCTGCAAGTATGGGTCAAGTTGCAGATTTGACCATCCCTTTGTGGAATATCCTTATGGTTTGAGTCTGCCTCAGCTACCTGTACTTGATCCGTCTTTCACAACTTATCCAATCATGCAAGCAGCCCATTTGTCTGAAACTTCTCCATCGTCAAAGGTACCTAGTTGGGTTCGAAGTCCAAATGCTGCAAGCAACAAGCAAGATAATTCAGTTACAAAGGATTCAGATGATCCACCTGAGGAGGGTAGTTCCCCACCACATTTGTCACAGACTTCGTCAGAACCTTCACATGATTAAGTCAGTTGAAGTTGTTCAATTTTGTTCTCATTGACTCTTGCTTTTTGATACCGAGTATTTTCTTATGACATGCACCTCCTGCCTCACATTTTACCTGTGGTTTCTGGAATGaaagtagatttttttttcaaaatcattgTAATGAACAAAATTTTGGGGCAGGGacgaacatttttttttgtgatgaaTAAAACACAGGTGAAGAAATTGTAACACATTAAAGTTATTTTTCTTGGATGCTAGCTACAATTTATCGACACGGATTTGTTCATTTTTATCAATTTGGATGCAAATGTTCGACTGATTGAGCGAACCCATTGCTCTCTTGTGATACTGGAATTTTTGCATTATAACCACTGAATGTTCACATATTTCAACTTGAgaattcaaagttgaaaattgttcaaatGCACACATGAGCGGATAATTAAGTGAACCAAGCAGTCATGTTATATGTCACAGACTAGGATGTTCCTTTCCGGCCAAACCACGAGCAGCAGCCTCTACAAGTCTACTGCAACCATGTGAGCTCCACATCAATATTTCGAGACTtctccttgtttttttttttgtcaatatcTGGCAGTGCAGAAGGATTAAACAATTGGAAATTATTGTTAGGATGGAGTATGGAGGCACAATGGAAGGGGAGAATTCTGTCAATATGACTATTTATGTTGGGCATAATTAGGCATTCATCGATCCTTTTAGGTCTTAGGATCGCCTACTCTTTTTAGACAATTTGTTGTCAAGTTAATATGCAATAATAGATAATTATTGAACAAATATATgcttaaaataattatttttttaaagaaattaagTCAGTGGTGTCTGTGGGCTGGTCTTGAAAGTGGCTAGCCAGTCAGTGGTGTGGGGCCCTGGCCATTAAGGTGTTGAAGCTTGAGCTGTACGTATGTTACCGTGTCCTGAAATTATATACGCTGCCCAACACAAAAATGGGATATCATCATCCACCCTCCATTGACACAAAACAACTATAAGTAAAGAGTATGTGACACCCATACCCTGGTATTTGTACAATAGTTGTGATGTGGATTCTAACCGCTAGTTTCTCAGTTATTCTAATTGTCCTCTGATATCTCAATTATTCCACTGTTGAATTGTATGTATAAGATTTCATATGTATCATATGAAATCCCAACAATTAAGATAACTGAAAATCCCAACAGCTGAGATAACTGaaatctcaaatgttgagatgttTATCATCTTCGTTTGCACAATAATAACTATGTTAACATACATAAATTTCTTACCTGATGATAAAATAAGTGGGGCTAA
Proteins encoded in this window:
- the LOC120001001 gene encoding zinc finger CCCH domain-containing protein 3-like, whose protein sequence is MPDNRQVKSNAVSNQSADGIEEAIRRLKVNDSQEPGGLVQSRPYPDRPGEPDCLHYLRTGMCGYGSNCRFNHPSDATQGDQVKEELPERFGQPDCGYFLKTGTCKYGSTCKYHHPRDRNGAGPVLFNILGLPMRQDEKSCPYYMRTGSCKFGVACKFHHPQPASLGTSYPVAGPAAFVSTGPSAIPSAAPPYLGGPPTWSLPRAPYMSGPRLQGPQTYVPVVFSPSQSIVTGQGWNTYVGNLSPASSTNILASNIVYNSRNQGDLSSSGQLQMVSTPSHNFPDRPDQPECRYFMSTGTCKYGSDCKYHHPKERIAQPHFDYGPPSRPGRAVCSTYSSYGLCKYGSSCRFDHPFVEYPYGLSLPQLPVLDPSFTTYPIMQAAHLSETSPSSKVPSWVRSPNAASNKQDNSVTKDSDDPPEEGSSPPHLSQTSSEPSHD
- the LOC120000282 gene encoding protein argonaute 16 isoform X1, which translates into the protein MEQAAGSSPLPLPPPKVQPNMKPEQAESPKHSIISRRGFGTSGHSVPLLVNHFKVSVNLPDAVFYQYSVSISTEDNKPVEGKGIGRKLIDRLYQTYSSELSGKRFAYDGEKTLYTVGPLPQNKSEFTVVLEESFAKHETGSIGGGGSPNVSDKRSKRHFRSKTFKIDISYAAKIPMKSIALALEGVEAENLTLDALRVLDIALRQQAADRGCLLVRQSFFHDDSRNLTDIGGGVSGLRGFHSSFRTTLGGLSLNMDVSTTMILKPGKVIDFLMANQNVREARYIDWVKAKRMLKNLRIKTTHRNMEFKILGLSEKPCNQQYFPMKVKNSETAGGEGHTVEITVYEYFAKHCGIELTYSTYLPCLDVGKPKRPNYVPLELCSLVSLQRYTKALSTTQRASLVEKSRQKPQERIRTLTDAVRKYRYDEDPVLAACGISTDKQLTQVDGRVLETPKLKVGNNEDCIPRNGRWNFNNKTLLEPTRINQWAVVNFSARCDTSHISRELINCGRKKGIIIERPQTLIEEDPQSRRAGPVARVDLMFEQIKGKLADPPQFILCVLPEKKNSDLYGPWKKKTLSDFGIVSQCISPSKINDQYLTNVLLKINSKLGGINSLLAIEHSSRVPLIKDTPTLILGMDVSHGSPGQSDIPSIAAVVGSRCWPLISRYRAAVRTQSPKVEMIDALYKPSPNGKDDDGIIRELLLDFYRTSQGRKPKQIIVFRDGVSESQFNQVLNIELDQIIKAYQLLGEVDVPKFTVIVAQKNHHTKLFLANGPENVPPGHLLCETFSFVLLIANHVYLLFISCCACVSPGTVVDTKIVHPRNYDFYMCAHAGMIGTSRPAHYHVLIDEIGFSADDLQHLIHSLSYVYQRSTTAISIVAPICYAHLAAAQMGQFLKFEDFSETSSGQRSLTSAGSVPIPELPRLHKNVQSSMFFC